The following coding sequences lie in one Rutidosis leptorrhynchoides isolate AG116_Rl617_1_P2 chromosome 4, CSIRO_AGI_Rlap_v1, whole genome shotgun sequence genomic window:
- the LOC139844745 gene encoding uncharacterized protein, producing the protein MAQSAKPISSPVPNVWYPSLAVLMLAIGLVITASFFIYEATSSKKSRSLAKELVTGAVASVFLGFGSLFLLLASGVYV; encoded by the exons ATG gcTCAATCAGCAAAACCTATTTCAAGCCCGGTACCGAATGTTTGGTATCCATCGTTAGCTGTGCTCATGCTCGCAATTGGCCTTGTGATTACTGCTTCTTTCTTTAT CTATGAAGCGACCTCTTCCAAGAAAAGTCGAAGTCTTGCTAAAGAACTTGTAACTGGGGCTGTGGCTTCTGTCTTTTTG GGATTCGGATCCTTGTTCTTGCTCCTTGCCTCTGGCGTTTATGTCTGA
- the LOC139844746 gene encoding mitochondrial carrier protein MTM1-like isoform X1, producing the protein MMASSSNSIRNSNEIMNMGFSERALSAAGAAFLSAIIVNPLDVAKTRLQAQAAGVPYQNLSHTRCSFETNTMLPDIRCYPSCYNHRSPLGEPSCAPQPSQYKGTLDVFYKVVRQEGFRKLWRGTSASLALSVPTVGIYLPCYDIFCNLMEEYSSQNAPSMTPYVPLVAGSVARSLACISCYPVELARTRMQAFKDTHSGKRPPGVWKTLVEVITTNRSTNNLQSSLHSFRFLWTGLGAQLARDVPFSAICWTTLEPVRRQLLVMSGDRTSPVAVLGANFSAGFVAGSLAAAFTCPLDVAKTRRQIEKDQVRALKMTTRQTLVEIWRDGGMKGLFMGVGPRVARAGPSVGIVVSFYEVVKYVLHNRKHHHVVAETQQ; encoded by the exons ATGATGGCATCATCATCGAATTCTATTAGAAATTCAAATGAAATTATGAATATGGGTTTCTCTGAGAGGGCGTTATCAGCAGCCGGTGCCGCGTTTTTGTCAGCCATCATTGTTAACCCTCTCGATGTTGCCAAG ACAAGGTTGCAAGCTCAAGCAGCTGGTGTTCCTTATCAAAATTTAAGTCACACAAGATGCTCCTTTGAAACAAATACT ATGTTACCAGATATAAGATGTTATCCATCATGCTACAACCACCGGTCACCTCTTGGCGAACCATCGTGTGCTCCGCAACCTTCTCAATATAAAGGCACTCTAGATGTCTTCTACAAAGTTGTACGCCAG gaaggaTTTCGCAAACTCTGGAGAGGCACAAGTGCAAGTTTAGCATTGTCTGTGCCCACT GTGGGCATCTACTTGCCTTGTTATGACATTTTTTGCAATTTAATGGAAGAATATTCATCACAGAATGCACCTAGCATGACTCCTTATGTCCCACTAGTTGCAGGTTCTGTCGCCCGTTCACTGGCTTGCATATCTTGTTATCCTGTTGAACTTGCAAGAACCCGTATGCAG GCGTTTAAAGATACCCACAGTGGTAAAAGGCCACCTGGAGTGTGGAAGACGCTCGTAGAGGTCATCACCACAAACCGAAGTACAAATAACCTTCAAAGTT CCTTACATAGCTTTCGATTCTTATGGACTGGCCTTGGCGCACAATTAGCTCGTGATGTTCCGTTCTCTGCGATTTGCTGGACTACACTTGAGCCG GTCAGGAGACAACTATTGGTGATGTCAGGTGACAGAACTAGCCCTGTTGCTGTTCTTGGTGCGAACTTCTCTGCTGGATTTGTTGCAGGAAGTCTTGCAGCTGCGTTTACATGTCCGTTGGACGTCGCTAAGACCCGGCGTCAAATAGAG AAAGATCAAGTACGAGCCCTGAAAATGACCACAAGACAAACATTGGTTGAAATATGGAG GGATGGGGGAATGAAGGGACTATTCATGGGAGTTGGGCCTCGTGTAGCACGTGCAGGCCCATCAGTTGGAATCGTAGTATCCTTTTACGAAGTGGTCAAGTACGTTTTACACAACCGGAAACATCATCATGTCGTTGCTGAAACTCAACAATAG
- the LOC139844746 gene encoding mitochondrial carrier protein MTM1-like isoform X2, which translates to MMASSSNSIRNSNEIMNMGFSERALSAAGAAFLSAIIVNPLDVAKTRLQAQAAGVPYQNLSHTRCSFETNTMLPDIRCYPSCYNHRSPLGEPSCAPQPSQYKGTLDVFYKVEGFRKLWRGTSASLALSVPTVGIYLPCYDIFCNLMEEYSSQNAPSMTPYVPLVAGSVARSLACISCYPVELARTRMQAFKDTHSGKRPPGVWKTLVEVITTNRSTNNLQSSLHSFRFLWTGLGAQLARDVPFSAICWTTLEPVRRQLLVMSGDRTSPVAVLGANFSAGFVAGSLAAAFTCPLDVAKTRRQIEKDQVRALKMTTRQTLVEIWRDGGMKGLFMGVGPRVARAGPSVGIVVSFYEVVKYVLHNRKHHHVVAETQQ; encoded by the exons ATGATGGCATCATCATCGAATTCTATTAGAAATTCAAATGAAATTATGAATATGGGTTTCTCTGAGAGGGCGTTATCAGCAGCCGGTGCCGCGTTTTTGTCAGCCATCATTGTTAACCCTCTCGATGTTGCCAAG ACAAGGTTGCAAGCTCAAGCAGCTGGTGTTCCTTATCAAAATTTAAGTCACACAAGATGCTCCTTTGAAACAAATACT ATGTTACCAGATATAAGATGTTATCCATCATGCTACAACCACCGGTCACCTCTTGGCGAACCATCGTGTGCTCCGCAACCTTCTCAATATAAAGGCACTCTAGATGTCTTCTACAAAGTT gaaggaTTTCGCAAACTCTGGAGAGGCACAAGTGCAAGTTTAGCATTGTCTGTGCCCACT GTGGGCATCTACTTGCCTTGTTATGACATTTTTTGCAATTTAATGGAAGAATATTCATCACAGAATGCACCTAGCATGACTCCTTATGTCCCACTAGTTGCAGGTTCTGTCGCCCGTTCACTGGCTTGCATATCTTGTTATCCTGTTGAACTTGCAAGAACCCGTATGCAG GCGTTTAAAGATACCCACAGTGGTAAAAGGCCACCTGGAGTGTGGAAGACGCTCGTAGAGGTCATCACCACAAACCGAAGTACAAATAACCTTCAAAGTT CCTTACATAGCTTTCGATTCTTATGGACTGGCCTTGGCGCACAATTAGCTCGTGATGTTCCGTTCTCTGCGATTTGCTGGACTACACTTGAGCCG GTCAGGAGACAACTATTGGTGATGTCAGGTGACAGAACTAGCCCTGTTGCTGTTCTTGGTGCGAACTTCTCTGCTGGATTTGTTGCAGGAAGTCTTGCAGCTGCGTTTACATGTCCGTTGGACGTCGCTAAGACCCGGCGTCAAATAGAG AAAGATCAAGTACGAGCCCTGAAAATGACCACAAGACAAACATTGGTTGAAATATGGAG GGATGGGGGAATGAAGGGACTATTCATGGGAGTTGGGCCTCGTGTAGCACGTGCAGGCCCATCAGTTGGAATCGTAGTATCCTTTTACGAAGTGGTCAAGTACGTTTTACACAACCGGAAACATCATCATGTCGTTGCTGAAACTCAACAATAG
- the LOC139844746 gene encoding mitochondrial carrier protein MTM1-like isoform X5: protein MMASSSNSIRNSNEIMNMGFSERALSAAGAAFLSAIIVNPLDVAKEGFRKLWRGTSASLALSVPTVGIYLPCYDIFCNLMEEYSSQNAPSMTPYVPLVAGSVARSLACISCYPVELARTRMQAFKDTHSGKRPPGVWKTLVEVITTNRSTNNLQSSLHSFRFLWTGLGAQLARDVPFSAICWTTLEPVRRQLLVMSGDRTSPVAVLGANFSAGFVAGSLAAAFTCPLDVAKTRRQIEKDQVRALKMTTRQTLVEIWRDGGMKGLFMGVGPRVARAGPSVGIVVSFYEVVKYVLHNRKHHHVVAETQQ, encoded by the exons ATGATGGCATCATCATCGAATTCTATTAGAAATTCAAATGAAATTATGAATATGGGTTTCTCTGAGAGGGCGTTATCAGCAGCCGGTGCCGCGTTTTTGTCAGCCATCATTGTTAACCCTCTCGATGTTGCCAAG gaaggaTTTCGCAAACTCTGGAGAGGCACAAGTGCAAGTTTAGCATTGTCTGTGCCCACT GTGGGCATCTACTTGCCTTGTTATGACATTTTTTGCAATTTAATGGAAGAATATTCATCACAGAATGCACCTAGCATGACTCCTTATGTCCCACTAGTTGCAGGTTCTGTCGCCCGTTCACTGGCTTGCATATCTTGTTATCCTGTTGAACTTGCAAGAACCCGTATGCAG GCGTTTAAAGATACCCACAGTGGTAAAAGGCCACCTGGAGTGTGGAAGACGCTCGTAGAGGTCATCACCACAAACCGAAGTACAAATAACCTTCAAAGTT CCTTACATAGCTTTCGATTCTTATGGACTGGCCTTGGCGCACAATTAGCTCGTGATGTTCCGTTCTCTGCGATTTGCTGGACTACACTTGAGCCG GTCAGGAGACAACTATTGGTGATGTCAGGTGACAGAACTAGCCCTGTTGCTGTTCTTGGTGCGAACTTCTCTGCTGGATTTGTTGCAGGAAGTCTTGCAGCTGCGTTTACATGTCCGTTGGACGTCGCTAAGACCCGGCGTCAAATAGAG AAAGATCAAGTACGAGCCCTGAAAATGACCACAAGACAAACATTGGTTGAAATATGGAG GGATGGGGGAATGAAGGGACTATTCATGGGAGTTGGGCCTCGTGTAGCACGTGCAGGCCCATCAGTTGGAATCGTAGTATCCTTTTACGAAGTGGTCAAGTACGTTTTACACAACCGGAAACATCATCATGTCGTTGCTGAAACTCAACAATAG
- the LOC139844746 gene encoding mitochondrial carrier protein MTM1-like isoform X3, producing MNMGFSERALSAAGAAFLSAIIVNPLDVAKTRLQAQAAGVPYQNLSHTRCSFETNTMLPDIRCYPSCYNHRSPLGEPSCAPQPSQYKGTLDVFYKVVRQEGFRKLWRGTSASLALSVPTVGIYLPCYDIFCNLMEEYSSQNAPSMTPYVPLVAGSVARSLACISCYPVELARTRMQAFKDTHSGKRPPGVWKTLVEVITTNRSTNNLQSSLHSFRFLWTGLGAQLARDVPFSAICWTTLEPVRRQLLVMSGDRTSPVAVLGANFSAGFVAGSLAAAFTCPLDVAKTRRQIEKDQVRALKMTTRQTLVEIWRDGGMKGLFMGVGPRVARAGPSVGIVVSFYEVVKYVLHNRKHHHVVAETQQ from the exons ATGAATATGGGTTTCTCTGAGAGGGCGTTATCAGCAGCCGGTGCCGCGTTTTTGTCAGCCATCATTGTTAACCCTCTCGATGTTGCCAAG ACAAGGTTGCAAGCTCAAGCAGCTGGTGTTCCTTATCAAAATTTAAGTCACACAAGATGCTCCTTTGAAACAAATACT ATGTTACCAGATATAAGATGTTATCCATCATGCTACAACCACCGGTCACCTCTTGGCGAACCATCGTGTGCTCCGCAACCTTCTCAATATAAAGGCACTCTAGATGTCTTCTACAAAGTTGTACGCCAG gaaggaTTTCGCAAACTCTGGAGAGGCACAAGTGCAAGTTTAGCATTGTCTGTGCCCACT GTGGGCATCTACTTGCCTTGTTATGACATTTTTTGCAATTTAATGGAAGAATATTCATCACAGAATGCACCTAGCATGACTCCTTATGTCCCACTAGTTGCAGGTTCTGTCGCCCGTTCACTGGCTTGCATATCTTGTTATCCTGTTGAACTTGCAAGAACCCGTATGCAG GCGTTTAAAGATACCCACAGTGGTAAAAGGCCACCTGGAGTGTGGAAGACGCTCGTAGAGGTCATCACCACAAACCGAAGTACAAATAACCTTCAAAGTT CCTTACATAGCTTTCGATTCTTATGGACTGGCCTTGGCGCACAATTAGCTCGTGATGTTCCGTTCTCTGCGATTTGCTGGACTACACTTGAGCCG GTCAGGAGACAACTATTGGTGATGTCAGGTGACAGAACTAGCCCTGTTGCTGTTCTTGGTGCGAACTTCTCTGCTGGATTTGTTGCAGGAAGTCTTGCAGCTGCGTTTACATGTCCGTTGGACGTCGCTAAGACCCGGCGTCAAATAGAG AAAGATCAAGTACGAGCCCTGAAAATGACCACAAGACAAACATTGGTTGAAATATGGAG GGATGGGGGAATGAAGGGACTATTCATGGGAGTTGGGCCTCGTGTAGCACGTGCAGGCCCATCAGTTGGAATCGTAGTATCCTTTTACGAAGTGGTCAAGTACGTTTTACACAACCGGAAACATCATCATGTCGTTGCTGAAACTCAACAATAG
- the LOC139844746 gene encoding mitochondrial carrier protein MTM1-like isoform X4 — protein sequence MLPRLQAQAAGVPYQNLSHTRCSFETNTMLPDIRCYPSCYNHRSPLGEPSCAPQPSQYKGTLDVFYKVVRQEGFRKLWRGTSASLALSVPTVGIYLPCYDIFCNLMEEYSSQNAPSMTPYVPLVAGSVARSLACISCYPVELARTRMQAFKDTHSGKRPPGVWKTLVEVITTNRSTNNLQSSLHSFRFLWTGLGAQLARDVPFSAICWTTLEPVRRQLLVMSGDRTSPVAVLGANFSAGFVAGSLAAAFTCPLDVAKTRRQIEKDQVRALKMTTRQTLVEIWRDGGMKGLFMGVGPRVARAGPSVGIVVSFYEVVKYVLHNRKHHHVVAETQQ from the exons ATGTTGCCAAG GTTGCAAGCTCAAGCAGCTGGTGTTCCTTATCAAAATTTAAGTCACACAAGATGCTCCTTTGAAACAAATACT ATGTTACCAGATATAAGATGTTATCCATCATGCTACAACCACCGGTCACCTCTTGGCGAACCATCGTGTGCTCCGCAACCTTCTCAATATAAAGGCACTCTAGATGTCTTCTACAAAGTTGTACGCCAG gaaggaTTTCGCAAACTCTGGAGAGGCACAAGTGCAAGTTTAGCATTGTCTGTGCCCACT GTGGGCATCTACTTGCCTTGTTATGACATTTTTTGCAATTTAATGGAAGAATATTCATCACAGAATGCACCTAGCATGACTCCTTATGTCCCACTAGTTGCAGGTTCTGTCGCCCGTTCACTGGCTTGCATATCTTGTTATCCTGTTGAACTTGCAAGAACCCGTATGCAG GCGTTTAAAGATACCCACAGTGGTAAAAGGCCACCTGGAGTGTGGAAGACGCTCGTAGAGGTCATCACCACAAACCGAAGTACAAATAACCTTCAAAGTT CCTTACATAGCTTTCGATTCTTATGGACTGGCCTTGGCGCACAATTAGCTCGTGATGTTCCGTTCTCTGCGATTTGCTGGACTACACTTGAGCCG GTCAGGAGACAACTATTGGTGATGTCAGGTGACAGAACTAGCCCTGTTGCTGTTCTTGGTGCGAACTTCTCTGCTGGATTTGTTGCAGGAAGTCTTGCAGCTGCGTTTACATGTCCGTTGGACGTCGCTAAGACCCGGCGTCAAATAGAG AAAGATCAAGTACGAGCCCTGAAAATGACCACAAGACAAACATTGGTTGAAATATGGAG GGATGGGGGAATGAAGGGACTATTCATGGGAGTTGGGCCTCGTGTAGCACGTGCAGGCCCATCAGTTGGAATCGTAGTATCCTTTTACGAAGTGGTCAAGTACGTTTTACACAACCGGAAACATCATCATGTCGTTGCTGAAACTCAACAATAG
- the LOC139842426 gene encoding secreted RxLR effector protein 161-like, whose translation MPNQAKAVSQLEYSQVIGCLMYAMTCTRPDITFAVGKLSRYTSNPSTHHWQATRRVLKYLKKTMDYSLSYNGFPSVIEGYSDASWITNIEDHYSTSGWVFLLGGGAISWASKKQTCITNSTMESEFVALAAAGKEAEWLRNLIHEIPLWPKPIVPMSIHCDSAATLAKAYSQMYNGKSRHLGVRHSMIRELIMNGVISIEFVRSQQNLADHLTKGLARDLVNKSAKGMGLKST comes from the coding sequence atgcctaaccaagctaaagctgtatcacaacttgagtattctcaggtgattggctgtttgatgtatgCCATGACATGTACAAGGCCGGATATTACTTTTGCTGttggaaaactgagtagatatactagtaatcctagtactcatcactggcaagcaactAGACGGGTATTGAAGTATTtaaagaaaactatggactatagtttatcttacaATGGATTTCCTTctgtaatagaaggatattctgatgcgagttggataaccaatattgaagatcattattcaacaagtggttgggtgttcttgcttgggggaggtgccatttcatgggcttctaagaagcagacatgtattaccaactcaacaatggaatctgagtttgttgctttagctgctgctggtaaagaggcagaatggcttagaaacttgatccatgagataccattgtGGCCTAAACCTATAGTACCTATGTCTATCCACTGTGATAGTGCTGCTACATTAGCAAAGGCTTATAgtcagatgtacaatggaaagtctagacacttgggtgtcagacatagcatgattcgtgaactcatcatgaatggggtgatttctatagagtttgtgaggtcacaacagaacttagctgatcacttgacgaagggattagCTAGAGACTTGGTTAATAAGTCTGCTAAAGGGATGGGATTAAAGTCCACCTAA